In one Thioclava sp. ES.031 genomic region, the following are encoded:
- a CDS encoding ATP-binding protein: MSLRLRLFLILTGATLAVWLSAVFWIEHSTRAEVTRVLDARLVEAARMVSSLVSKNQIALNRDNPAQVALPESDSYEHQQFCQIWSFTNGLVGRSNGAPRAQIVPADATGFRNVTQEGKALRVYTIVDPDLGGQVTVGDSLAMRNRLVRDVIAGFLWPALVILPVMWGLIWFAISRGLAPLDRFARDLEARPSEDLRALPGTARQPREIRPLAGALDDLLARLAAARSREREFIAYAAHEMKTPLAGLKTQAHIARHAPDTDTREHALAAISTSVDRTDRMVRQLLDLAQVDSREARATSVELNGLLRQVLGDLAGLATRRGVTLELDSAPDAPTVEGDPLLLSLALRNLIENAVQASPDGSAIKVSVTTSGDTLLVDIHDHGPGLPPEIAQQAGQKFVKGKGADASGSGLGLSIAHDALTRLGGALSFEMRPDGHHTRVDLPAA, translated from the coding sequence ATCTCGCTCCGCCTCCGCCTCTTCCTGATCCTCACCGGCGCGACGCTGGCCGTCTGGCTGTCCGCCGTCTTCTGGATCGAGCACTCCACCCGCGCCGAGGTGACGCGGGTGCTCGATGCGCGGCTGGTGGAGGCGGCGCGGATGGTCTCGTCGCTGGTCTCGAAAAACCAGATCGCGCTGAACCGCGACAACCCCGCGCAGGTCGCGCTGCCCGAGAGCGACAGCTACGAGCATCAGCAATTCTGCCAGATCTGGTCCTTTACCAATGGGCTTGTCGGACGCTCGAACGGCGCGCCGCGTGCGCAGATCGTGCCCGCCGACGCGACCGGGTTTCGCAATGTGACGCAGGAGGGCAAGGCGCTGCGGGTCTATACGATCGTCGATCCCGATTTGGGCGGGCAGGTCACGGTGGGCGACAGTCTCGCGATGCGCAACCGGCTGGTGCGCGACGTGATCGCCGGGTTCCTCTGGCCCGCGCTGGTGATCCTGCCGGTGATGTGGGGGCTGATCTGGTTTGCGATCTCGCGCGGGCTGGCCCCGCTCGACCGCTTCGCCCGCGATCTGGAGGCGCGGCCCAGCGAGGATCTGCGCGCCCTGCCCGGCACGGCGCGACAGCCCCGTGAAATCCGCCCGCTTGCAGGCGCGCTCGACGACCTTCTGGCCCGGCTCGCCGCCGCCCGGTCGCGCGAACGCGAGTTCATCGCCTATGCCGCACATGAGATGAAAACGCCGCTCGCCGGGCTGAAGACGCAGGCCCATATCGCGCGCCATGCGCCCGATACCGACACGCGCGAACACGCGCTCGCCGCGATCTCGACTTCGGTGGACCGGACCGACCGGATGGTGCGCCAACTTCTCGATCTGGCGCAGGTGGACAGCCGCGAGGCACGTGCCACGTCGGTCGAGCTGAACGGGCTCCTGCGGCAGGTGCTGGGCGATCTGGCGGGGCTGGCCACGCGGCGCGGCGTGACGCTGGAACTCGACAGCGCGCCGGACGCGCCGACGGTGGAAGGCGACCCGCTGCTTCTGTCGCTCGCCCTGCGCAACCTGATCGAGAACGCGGTGCAGGCGAGCCCGGACGGGTCGGCGATCAAGGTCAGCGTGACCACCTCCGGCGATACGCTTCTGGTCGACATTCACGACCACGGACCGGGCCTGCCGCCCGAGATCGCGCAGCAGGCAGGGCAGAAATTCGTCAAGGGCAAGGGCGCGGATGCGAGTGGCTCGGGCCTCGGCCTTTCGATCGCGCACGACGCGCTGACCCGTCTGGGCGGCGCGCTCAGCTTCGAGATGCGCCCGGACGGGCATCACACGCGGGTCGATCTGCCTGCCGCGTGA
- a CDS encoding FAD-dependent monooxygenase has protein sequence MQFHLNGFTTGDPAIAPRHPQAGEALDAVDVLIVGCGPAGLTLAAQLAAFSEISVRITERKPGPLEVGQADGIACRSVEMFEAFGFAEKVMKEGYWVNEVAFWRPGAQGEGLQRADRIQDVADDLSEMPHVILNQARVHDFYLETMRNGARRLTPDYDRALTTLTRTDDPDFPLVATFDCLDAPGETETIRARYVVGCDGARSTVRKSIGHELHGESARQLWGVMDVLPVTDFPDIRLKAAIQSATEGSILIIPREGGYLVRLYIELDALHGDERAADRNVSAEMLIEKAQAILSPYTLEVKEVAWWSAYEIGQRVCDGFDDSDRDGDGASEPRIFIAGDACHTHSPKAGQGMNVSMADTFNLGWKLAAVLRGQARPDLLQSYSEERQAKAQELIDFDRDMARLFSAKPQTKEEEAQFQAYFQKHGRYTAGVETQYAPGLLIGGAAHQALAAGQVVGKRFHSAPVVRLADAKPVQLGHAFKADGRWRLLAFAPTGDTGEADGPIAQLCDRLDGPEGLIHRFTPEGADIDSVIDLRAVFQTPHREMRIEALPALLRPKKGRYGLVDYEKAFCPAVTGPDIFDLRGIDRAQGALLVLRPDQYVAQVLPLDAVDAVADFFDRILIPQAAG, from the coding sequence ATGCAGTTTCATCTGAACGGGTTCACTACCGGCGATCCGGCCATCGCGCCGCGTCATCCGCAGGCGGGTGAGGCGCTCGACGCGGTCGACGTTCTCATCGTCGGCTGCGGCCCCGCCGGGCTGACGCTCGCGGCGCAGCTTGCGGCCTTCTCCGAGATTTCCGTGCGCATCACCGAGCGCAAACCCGGCCCGCTCGAAGTCGGGCAGGCGGACGGCATCGCCTGCCGCTCGGTCGAGATGTTCGAGGCTTTCGGCTTCGCCGAGAAGGTGATGAAAGAGGGCTATTGGGTGAACGAGGTCGCCTTCTGGCGGCCCGGTGCGCAAGGCGAGGGGCTGCAGCGCGCCGACCGGATTCAGGACGTGGCCGATGACCTGTCCGAGATGCCGCATGTCATCCTCAATCAGGCGCGGGTCCATGATTTCTACCTCGAGACGATGCGCAACGGCGCGCGCCGTTTGACCCCCGATTACGACCGCGCGCTGACCACGCTCACCCGCACCGACGACCCCGATTTTCCGCTCGTCGCGACGTTCGACTGCCTCGATGCGCCGGGCGAGACCGAGACGATCCGCGCGCGCTATGTCGTCGGCTGCGACGGGGCGCGCAGCACGGTGCGCAAATCCATCGGGCACGAATTGCACGGCGAATCCGCGCGCCAGCTCTGGGGCGTAATGGATGTGCTGCCGGTCACGGATTTTCCCGATATCCGGCTCAAGGCGGCGATCCAGTCGGCAACCGAGGGCAGCATCCTGATCATCCCGCGCGAAGGCGGCTATCTGGTGCGGCTCTATATCGAGCTCGACGCGCTGCATGGCGACGAGCGCGCCGCAGATCGCAATGTCAGCGCCGAGATGCTGATCGAGAAGGCACAGGCGATCCTCTCCCCCTATACGCTGGAGGTGAAGGAGGTCGCATGGTGGTCGGCCTATGAGATCGGCCAGCGTGTCTGCGACGGGTTCGACGACAGCGACAGGGACGGCGACGGCGCGTCCGAGCCGCGCATCTTCATCGCGGGCGATGCCTGCCACACCCATAGCCCGAAGGCCGGGCAGGGGATGAACGTCTCGATGGCCGACACGTTCAACCTCGGCTGGAAACTGGCTGCCGTGCTGCGCGGACAGGCGCGGCCAGACCTGCTGCAGAGCTATTCCGAGGAACGTCAGGCCAAGGCGCAGGAACTGATCGATTTCGACCGCGACATGGCGCGGCTGTTCAGCGCGAAGCCGCAGACCAAGGAGGAAGAGGCGCAGTTTCAGGCCTATTTCCAGAAACACGGGCGCTATACCGCCGGGGTCGAGACGCAATACGCGCCGGGGCTTCTGATCGGCGGTGCGGCGCATCAGGCGCTGGCCGCCGGGCAGGTCGTGGGCAAGCGTTTCCACTCCGCGCCGGTGGTGCGCTTGGCGGATGCGAAGCCGGTGCAGCTGGGCCATGCGTTCAAGGCGGATGGGCGCTGGCGGCTGCTGGCGTTTGCGCCGACGGGTGACACCGGCGAGGCGGATGGTCCGATCGCGCAGCTATGCGACCGGCTCGATGGGCCAGAAGGGCTCATTCACCGCTTCACGCCGGAGGGCGCGGATATCGACAGCGTCATCGATCTGCGCGCGGTCTTCCAGACGCCCCATCGCGAGATGCGCATCGAGGCGCTGCCCGCGCTCCTGCGTCCCAAGAAGGGGCGCTACGGGCTGGTCGATTACGAGAAGGCCTTCTGCCCCGCCGTCACCGGCCCCGACATCTTCGACCTTCGCGGCATCGACCGGGCGCAGGGTGCCTTGCTGGTGCTGCGGCCCGATCAATATGTCGCGCAGGTCTTGCCGCTCGACGCGGTGGACGCGGTCGCAGATTTCTTCGACCGCATCCTGATCCCGCAGGCGGCAGGCTGA
- a CDS encoding response regulator transcription factor — translation MRILVVEDDSILADGLRVGLGMAGFTADVVSCLEDARAALAGAEYRALVLDLMLPDGSGLELLRELRAGRAGLPVLLLTARDQVEDRVAGLDAGADDYLGKPFDLDELAARLRALSRRSDGRAAAQISHAGLELDPGTRSAAFNGQPLKLSRREFAVLQALAERPGRVLAKSDLEDRLYGWDEEVESNAVEVHIHHLRAKLGRDFIETLRGIGYRLRPEETSPSRSASASS, via the coding sequence ATGCGCATACTCGTCGTCGAAGATGACAGCATATTGGCGGATGGCCTGCGGGTCGGGCTCGGCATGGCCGGGTTCACCGCCGATGTAGTGTCCTGCCTTGAGGACGCCCGCGCCGCGCTGGCCGGGGCGGAGTATCGCGCGCTCGTGCTGGATCTGATGCTGCCCGATGGGTCCGGGCTCGAACTGCTGCGCGAGTTGCGCGCGGGCCGCGCCGGGCTGCCGGTGTTGCTGCTGACCGCGCGCGATCAGGTCGAGGACCGGGTCGCGGGGCTGGATGCGGGCGCGGATGACTATCTCGGCAAGCCTTTCGATCTCGACGAGCTGGCCGCCCGGCTGCGCGCCCTTTCGCGTCGGTCGGACGGGCGGGCCGCGGCGCAGATTTCCCATGCCGGGCTGGAGCTCGACCCCGGCACCCGCAGCGCGGCCTTCAACGGCCAGCCGCTGAAACTCTCGCGCCGCGAATTCGCGGTGTTGCAGGCGCTGGCCGAACGCCCCGGACGGGTGCTCGCAAAATCGGACCTCGAAGACCGGCTATACGGCTGGGACGAAGAAGTCGAGAGCAACGCCGTCGAAGTCCATATCCACCATCTGCGCGCCAAGCTCGGGCGCGATTTCATCGAAACCCTGCGCGGCATCGGCTACCGGCTGCGCCCAGAGGAGACCTCGCCATCTCGCTCCGCCTCCGCCTCTTCCTGA
- a CDS encoding NAD(P)-dependent oxidoreductase yields MAKIAFLGMGAMGSRMARTLLDAGHDLIVWNRTPERCAPLVEAGATQADTPRDAAAQAEFTISMLRDTEVSREVWCDPETGAFAGLPEEAVAIESSTITPEGAIALGEYARERGLSFLEAPVSGTLPQAENGVLVYFLGGEAETAKRAHDVLDPLAKAQHHVGTWGMAARMKLATNAILGVQVAAWAEIIPMLERGGMDIDLALKALSSTPIWTPNAPYITGTMQRSDFTPQFPVDLISKDFRYAIAEGGEARMPMTEAAKRLFARASEAGHGAENMTGVVQVNRD; encoded by the coding sequence ATGGCAAAAATCGCATTTCTAGGCATGGGCGCGATGGGCTCGCGGATGGCGCGGACCCTTCTGGATGCGGGCCACGATCTGATCGTCTGGAACCGGACGCCGGAGCGCTGCGCGCCGCTCGTCGAGGCCGGAGCCACGCAGGCCGACACCCCGCGCGACGCCGCAGCACAGGCCGAATTCACGATCTCGATGCTGCGCGACACCGAGGTCTCGCGCGAGGTCTGGTGCGACCCGGAAACCGGCGCTTTCGCGGGACTGCCCGAAGAGGCCGTCGCGATCGAAAGCTCGACGATCACGCCCGAGGGAGCGATCGCGTTGGGCGAATACGCCCGCGAACGTGGTCTGAGTTTCCTCGAAGCACCGGTCTCGGGGACCCTGCCGCAAGCCGAGAACGGAGTGCTGGTCTATTTCCTCGGCGGTGAGGCCGAGACCGCCAAGCGGGCGCATGACGTCCTCGACCCGCTCGCCAAGGCACAGCACCATGTCGGCACATGGGGCATGGCTGCGCGGATGAAGCTCGCGACGAACGCGATACTGGGCGTTCAGGTCGCCGCCTGGGCCGAGATCATTCCGATGCTGGAGCGCGGCGGCATGGACATCGACCTCGCGCTGAAGGCTCTGTCCTCCACCCCGATCTGGACGCCGAACGCGCCCTATATCACCGGCACGATGCAGCGCTCGGATTTCACGCCGCAATTCCCGGTCGATCTGATCTCGAAGGACTTCCGCTATGCCATCGCCGAAGGCGGCGAAGCGCGGATGCCGATGACGGAGGCCGCAAAACGCCTCTTCGCGCGGGCCAGCGAGGCCGGTCATGGCGCAGAGAACATGACCGGCGTCGTGCAGGTGAACCGCGACTGA
- a CDS encoding molybdopterin cofactor-binding domain-containing protein, whose protein sequence is MNDHDPKISDPGYPTGAPENVSRRRFLLASAGITAGSLVLGFGLSVAPNKAAAAAKDMPPGSNVPAFLELRPDGKVRLLSPFNEGGQGVFTAMAQIVGEEMDVAPDSFIVENAPAGSDYLVVYGKMRITGGSMSVRTSYDTMRKLGAAARQMMLEAAAKKLDAPVSDLSTEPGKVVHKASGKSLGYGELAGDALDQEVPSPDTVTLKDPKDFKWIGEPVKRVDVYEKSTGKAMYAMDVKVDGMLHAAVQHAPRLGLKPGDISNLDEVKGMTGVMSVHKLDGAVAVVAERFWDAKTAVEAAKVDWQEPSEEEKSKIRYMPADFSTEDFAKQLANTKGDGTEAESEGDITSGFDGAAKTVDATYQSQYLHHAQIEPASTLARFNEDGTLDIWLPNQAPEQFQAQIADAAGIKPEQVKVNSPMLGGFFGRHFLYPAANPFPQAVQLAKEVGKPIKVIWTREQEFLRDPLRPMAAVRFRGALDEQGMPVALEAISACEGPTEALNGHNPDKVDAMAVEGLTGKSYAIPNRRIAQNFVENPTSLAYWRSVGHSMNDFFYEAFLDEMADAGGQDPYELRMKLLEGNERLTNLLKAVGDLSGGWKRGPFDAEEGTRRARGVAMASPFGSEAAAIAEVSIQDGQIVVHDIWDVLDPGSIVNPAIIKAQIMGAATLGTSEALIEEVAYKNGEPTARNFDYYPILGGARAPRIHAKVIESGAKMGGVGEPPLPAVPPAIANAVSVLTGQRVRSMPMDKLDLKKG, encoded by the coding sequence ATGAACGACCACGATCCCAAAATCTCCGATCCCGGCTACCCGACCGGCGCGCCCGAGAACGTCTCGCGCCGCCGCTTCCTGCTGGCCTCGGCCGGTATCACCGCGGGCTCACTTGTGCTTGGCTTCGGCCTGAGCGTCGCGCCCAACAAGGCGGCCGCAGCCGCGAAGGACATGCCGCCCGGCTCGAACGTTCCGGCCTTCCTCGAGCTGCGCCCCGACGGCAAGGTCCGCCTGTTGAGCCCGTTCAACGAAGGCGGGCAGGGTGTCTTCACCGCGATGGCGCAGATCGTGGGCGAGGAAATGGACGTGGCCCCCGATAGCTTCATCGTCGAGAACGCTCCTGCGGGCAGCGATTACCTCGTGGTCTATGGCAAGATGCGGATCACCGGCGGCTCGATGTCGGTGCGCACCAGCTACGACACGATGCGCAAGCTGGGCGCGGCGGCACGGCAGATGATGCTGGAAGCGGCGGCGAAGAAGCTCGACGCGCCGGTGTCGGATCTGTCGACCGAGCCGGGAAAGGTGGTCCACAAGGCCTCCGGCAAGTCGCTGGGCTATGGTGAACTGGCGGGCGATGCGCTCGACCAGGAGGTGCCCAGCCCCGACACCGTGACGCTGAAAGATCCCAAGGACTTCAAGTGGATCGGCGAGCCCGTGAAGCGCGTCGACGTCTACGAGAAATCGACCGGCAAGGCGATGTATGCGATGGATGTCAAGGTCGACGGGATGCTGCACGCCGCCGTTCAGCACGCCCCGCGTCTGGGTCTCAAGCCCGGCGACATCAGCAACCTCGACGAGGTGAAGGGCATGACCGGCGTCATGTCGGTGCACAAGCTCGACGGGGCGGTGGCTGTCGTGGCCGAGCGCTTCTGGGATGCGAAGACGGCGGTCGAAGCCGCCAAGGTCGACTGGCAGGAACCGAGCGAGGAGGAGAAGTCCAAGATCCGCTACATGCCCGCCGATTTCTCGACCGAGGATTTCGCCAAGCAACTGGCCAACACCAAGGGCGACGGCACCGAGGCCGAGAGCGAAGGCGACATCACCTCGGGCTTCGACGGGGCGGCCAAGACGGTCGATGCGACCTATCAGAGCCAATACCTGCACCACGCCCAGATCGAGCCTGCCTCGACGCTGGCGCGGTTCAACGAGGATGGCACGCTCGACATCTGGCTGCCCAATCAGGCGCCCGAGCAGTTTCAGGCTCAGATCGCGGATGCGGCCGGGATCAAGCCCGAGCAGGTGAAGGTCAACTCGCCGATGCTCGGTGGTTTCTTCGGGCGGCACTTCCTGTACCCGGCGGCCAACCCCTTCCCGCAGGCGGTCCAGCTTGCAAAAGAGGTCGGCAAGCCGATCAAGGTGATCTGGACGCGCGAGCAGGAATTCCTGCGTGACCCGCTGCGCCCGATGGCGGCGGTGCGCTTCCGTGGTGCGTTGGACGAGCAGGGCATGCCGGTGGCGCTCGAGGCGATCTCCGCCTGTGAAGGCCCGACCGAGGCGCTCAACGGCCACAACCCCGACAAGGTCGACGCGATGGCGGTCGAAGGGCTCACCGGCAAGAGCTACGCGATCCCGAACCGCCGCATCGCGCAGAACTTTGTCGAGAACCCGACCTCGCTCGCCTATTGGCGCTCGGTCGGTCATTCGATGAACGACTTCTTCTATGAGGCCTTCCTCGACGAGATGGCCGATGCGGGCGGTCAGGACCCCTATGAGCTGCGCATGAAGCTGCTCGAAGGGAACGAGCGTCTGACCAATCTGCTCAAAGCCGTGGGCGATCTGTCGGGCGGCTGGAAGCGTGGTCCCTTCGATGCCGAGGAAGGCACCCGCCGCGCCCGCGGTGTCGCGATGGCCTCGCCCTTCGGCAGCGAGGCGGCGGCGATTGCCGAGGTCTCGATTCAGGACGGCCAGATCGTCGTGCATGACATCTGGGACGTGCTCGATCCGGGCAGCATCGTGAACCCGGCGATCATCAAGGCGCAGATCATGGGGGCGGCCACGCTCGGCACCTCCGAGGCGCTTATCGAAGAGGTCGCCTACAAGAACGGCGAGCCGACCGCGCGCAACTTCGACTACTACCCGATCCTCGGTGGGGCGCGTGCGCCGCGCATCCATGCGAAGGTGATCGAGAGCGGCGCGAAGATGGGCGGCGTGGGCGAGCCGCCGCTGCCCGCCGTGCCGCCGGCGATTGCCAATGCGGTCTCGGTGCTGACCGGGCAGCGCGTGCGTTCGATGCCGATGGACAAGCTCGACCTGAAGAAGGGCTGA
- the dsbD gene encoding protein-disulfide reductase DsbD encodes MNAKALSRPSLRALWGVFLVSLLLPGLAAAQSFDLLKPKGGSGPLSPEEAFQVETEWQEDGTLAVSFDIAPGYYLYREHLTVSAEGGDAPVIETQPGEMKDDPNFGTVEVWHDRTEAVVSNISGPFTLHWQGCEEKGLCYPPQSREIVPPGGAATAPASGAAQSNQAAGVPDYAQSDASSAPAARSEAESPSSPASASEGSGNSLSLSSDDGLVAGIAAKGGWALVVASFFGFGLLLAFTPCVLPMVPIVAGMLGAQGKDLTPARGLALTGTYVLAMAVAFGLLGIVAAWSGQNLQFLMQAPATVIALALLFAVLALSSFGLFELRLPQALTNKVSSVQGPRGTLAGAAILGFTSTLIVGPCVTAPLAGAFLYIAQTGDAGLGASALFALGLGQGVLLMAVGLFGSAILPRMGEWMVGVNRAFGFVFLGVAIWLLSRVVTGPAILALWALLLIGAGVALGGRDRFGPESSGLRRVGGALGVAALLAGALEGIGAASGAADPLRPLAPFTAGQTVMAATSDVLTEDDFAHVETPEALDSALAAAKGAPVMLITTAEWCTECATIAREVIPDPQVQAALRHVTPIAVDVTKTGAPQQALLKQLGVIGPPTLIFLSPDHSEAQGTRLIGDVTAPKLTTSLSEIAQ; translated from the coding sequence ATGAACGCAAAGGCTCTTTCCCGTCCATCGCTGCGCGCCCTCTGGGGCGTGTTTCTGGTCTCATTGCTGTTGCCCGGCCTTGCGGCGGCGCAGAGCTTCGATCTTCTGAAGCCCAAGGGAGGCAGCGGTCCGCTGTCGCCCGAAGAGGCGTTTCAGGTCGAGACCGAGTGGCAGGAGGACGGAACGCTTGCGGTCTCCTTCGATATCGCGCCGGGCTATTACCTCTATCGCGAGCATCTGACGGTGAGCGCCGAGGGCGGCGATGCGCCCGTGATCGAGACGCAGCCGGGCGAGATGAAGGACGATCCGAATTTCGGCACGGTCGAGGTCTGGCACGATCGCACCGAGGCCGTGGTGAGCAACATTTCCGGCCCGTTCACGCTGCACTGGCAGGGCTGCGAGGAAAAGGGGCTGTGCTACCCGCCGCAAAGCCGCGAGATTGTGCCTCCGGGCGGGGCCGCGACTGCACCCGCATCCGGCGCGGCGCAATCGAACCAGGCCGCCGGAGTGCCGGATTATGCGCAGAGCGACGCGTCCTCCGCGCCTGCAGCGCGTTCCGAGGCAGAGAGCCCTTCGTCCCCCGCATCCGCCTCCGAAGGGAGCGGAAACAGCCTGAGCCTCTCCTCCGATGACGGCCTCGTCGCGGGGATCGCGGCGAAGGGCGGTTGGGCTCTGGTCGTGGCGTCCTTCTTCGGCTTCGGTCTGCTTCTGGCTTTCACGCCTTGCGTGCTGCCGATGGTGCCGATCGTCGCCGGGATGCTTGGCGCGCAAGGCAAAGACCTGACGCCTGCGCGCGGGCTGGCGCTGACCGGGACCTATGTGCTGGCGATGGCGGTGGCCTTCGGGCTTCTGGGCATCGTCGCGGCGTGGTCCGGGCAGAACCTGCAATTCCTGATGCAGGCGCCTGCGACGGTGATCGCGCTCGCGCTGCTGTTCGCCGTTCTCGCACTGTCTTCCTTCGGCCTGTTCGAGCTGCGCCTGCCGCAGGCGCTGACCAACAAGGTCAGTTCCGTTCAGGGGCCGCGCGGTACGCTGGCAGGCGCGGCGATCCTCGGCTTCACCTCGACGCTGATCGTCGGGCCTTGCGTGACGGCCCCGCTGGCAGGGGCCTTCCTCTATATCGCGCAGACGGGCGATGCGGGGCTCGGGGCCTCGGCGCTGTTTGCGCTGGGGCTGGGGCAGGGCGTGTTGCTGATGGCCGTGGGGCTCTTCGGCTCGGCGATCCTGCCGCGCATGGGCGAATGGATGGTCGGCGTGAACCGCGCCTTCGGCTTCGTCTTCCTTGGCGTGGCGATCTGGTTGTTGAGCCGCGTCGTCACGGGGCCTGCGATCCTCGCGCTCTGGGCGCTGCTGCTGATCGGCGCAGGCGTGGCCCTGGGCGGTCGCGACCGGTTCGGACCGGAAAGCTCGGGCCTGCGCCGCGTGGGCGGCGCGCTGGGTGTCGCAGCGCTGCTGGCCGGTGCGCTCGAAGGTATCGGCGCGGCAAGCGGCGCCGCCGATCCGCTGCGGCCGCTTGCACCCTTCACGGCAGGCCAGACAGTCATGGCCGCGACGTCGGACGTGCTGACGGAGGATGACTTCGCCCATGTCGAGACGCCCGAGGCGCTCGATTCCGCGCTCGCCGCGGCGAAGGGCGCGCCGGTGATGCTGATCACCACGGCCGAGTGGTGCACCGAATGCGCGACCATTGCGCGCGAGGTGATCCCCGACCCGCAGGTGCAGGCCGCGCTGCGCCACGTCACGCCCATCGCGGTCGATGTGACCAAGACCGGCGCGCCGCAGCAGGCGCTTCTCAAGCAGTTGGGCGTGATCGGCCCGCCGACGCTGATCTTCCTCAGTCCCGACCATTCGGAGGCGCAGGGCACCCGGCTGATCGGGGATGTGACCGCGCCGAAACTCACGACCTCGCTCTCGGAGATCGCTCAATGA
- a CDS encoding AarF/ABC1/UbiB kinase family protein — protein sequence MTDRARRVPKGRISRLAAFGQMAGGVAAGALGEGAKRWARGERPQLSDLVLTPGNARRVSDQLGRLRGAAMKLGQMISLDAGDVLPAELTEILARLREAADVMPPKQLDRILIAEWGPDWRKRFARFESRPIAAASIGQVHRAVLPSGRELAVKVQYPGVADSIDADIDNVATLLRYSGLLPAGLDLAPLLAEAKRQLHEEADYLREAEQMRRYRALLADDPRFVLPEPIDDLLRPTILPMDFLPGRPIETLTEADQPQRDQVMSALLDLLLREVFTFGYMQTDPNFGNFRWQPDEGRIVLLDFGAARSVGPETAAAYRRLLQAVLAEDRAGLRAGLLEIGFVSEAQLSRHGAAFDKMIDILVAHIADSRAPGALFDFSDRSFVEALRATAAPIMADRSSWHLPPAHTLFVQRKISGTALLSVRMRAQVPLIDMVRPYAEAAGG from the coding sequence ATGACAGACCGCGCGCGCCGTGTGCCCAAGGGAAGGATCAGCCGTCTCGCCGCTTTCGGCCAGATGGCAGGCGGGGTTGCCGCAGGGGCGCTCGGCGAGGGCGCGAAGCGCTGGGCCAGGGGCGAGCGGCCGCAGCTTTCCGATCTGGTGCTGACACCGGGCAATGCGCGCCGGGTGAGCGACCAGCTGGGACGGCTGCGCGGGGCTGCGATGAAGCTCGGCCAGATGATCTCGCTCGATGCGGGCGATGTGCTGCCCGCCGAGTTGACCGAGATACTGGCGCGGCTGCGCGAGGCGGCGGATGTGATGCCGCCGAAACAGCTCGACCGTATCCTGATCGCCGAATGGGGGCCGGATTGGCGCAAGCGGTTCGCCCGGTTCGAATCCCGGCCCATCGCGGCGGCCTCCATCGGGCAGGTGCATCGCGCGGTTCTGCCCTCGGGGCGCGAACTGGCGGTGAAGGTGCAATATCCCGGCGTGGCCGACAGTATCGACGCCGATATCGACAATGTCGCCACGCTGTTGCGCTATTCGGGGCTGCTGCCTGCGGGGCTCGATCTCGCGCCGCTTCTGGCCGAGGCGAAGCGGCAATTGCATGAGGAGGCGGACTATCTGCGCGAGGCCGAGCAGATGCGCCGCTATCGCGCATTGCTCGCCGATGACCCGCGTTTCGTGCTCCCCGAGCCGATCGACGATCTGCTGCGTCCGACGATCCTGCCGATGGATTTCCTACCCGGCCGCCCGATCGAGACGCTGACCGAGGCAGATCAGCCGCAGCGCGATCAGGTGATGAGCGCGCTTTTGGACCTGCTGCTGCGCGAGGTGTTCACCTTCGGCTACATGCAGACCGATCCGAATTTCGGCAATTTCCGCTGGCAGCCCGATGAGGGGCGGATCGTGCTTCTCGACTTCGGGGCTGCGCGCTCCGTCGGCCCGGAGACCGCCGCCGCCTATCGCCGCCTGCTGCAAGCGGTGCTGGCCGAGGATCGTGCGGGTTTGCGGGCGGGACTGCTGGAGATCGGCTTTGTCTCCGAGGCGCAGCTTTCGCGGCATGGCGCTGCTTTTGACAAGATGATCGATATCCTGGTGGCCCATATCGCGGATAGCCGTGCGCCCGGCGCGCTGTTCGACTTCTCCGATCGCAGCTTCGTGGAGGCGCTGCGCGCGACCGCCGCCCCGATCATGGCCGACCGATCCAGTTGGCACCTGCCGCCCGCGCACACGCTCTTCGTGCAGCGCAAGATCAGCGGTACCGCGCTTCTCAGCGTGCGGATGCGCGCGCAGGTGCCGCTGATCGACATGGTGCGGCCCTATGCGGAGGCGGCAGGGGGGTAG
- a CDS encoding MarR family winged helix-turn-helix transcriptional regulator translates to MKRDLETLPGHLIRRLNQRSTAVFQKRIKDAPVELTSVQFAALDALSREPGMDQAQLAARIAYDRATIGDVVKRLVQKGLVARAVSETDRRARSLHLTPEGTAALEGARPVVTRLQAEILEGLSEEEAAQFIALARKAVASQD, encoded by the coding sequence ATGAAACGCGATCTCGAAACCCTGCCCGGCCACCTGATCCGGCGGCTGAACCAGCGCTCGACGGCGGTGTTCCAGAAGCGGATCAAGGACGCCCCGGTGGAACTGACCTCGGTGCAATTCGCGGCGCTCGACGCGCTGTCGCGCGAGCCGGGAATGGATCAGGCGCAGCTGGCCGCGCGCATCGCCTATGACCGCGCGACGATCGGGGACGTGGTGAAACGGCTGGTGCAGAAGGGGCTTGTCGCGCGGGCCGTCAGCGAGACGGATCGGCGCGCCCGCAGCCTGCATCTGACGCCGGAGGGGACAGCGGCCCTGGAGGGCGCGCGGCCCGTGGTGACGCGGCTGCAGGCGGAGATTCTGGAAGGGTTGAGCGAGGAAGAGGCCGCGCAGTTCATCGCGCTCGCCCGCAAGGCTGTCGCCTCGCAGGACTGA